ACCACCGCACTAAAGAACTTCCTGGTGTTTGAGTACGGCCTCTATGACTGTGGGTTCTCCAGAAtagtaagttttttttattttttttattttttttatttttttttaaatacttggcTATCAAAAGTTTGTATTTGACCTTTCCAAGATCCAGCTCGAACACTGAGCTGTAGCGCTTCTCTGCAAAGCACATAGGATAAGATAAATATATCTAAACTGCACACTAAACATCTGGTTGTGTTGTAATTACCATGAGGCATGGGGAATTAATTTAATTTACATACAGAAGTGTGACCAcacccccatatcagcatggctttatgaggaatctgtcctgtcaaactaatctgatcagcttttatgaggaggtgagctccagactggacatggggcaatcgcaggctgtcatatatctggatttttccaaagcatttgatacggtgcctcataaaaggttgttgcataaaatgagagggatgggggagaatgtgggtaagtaactggctcagtgatgggaaacagagggtggttattaatggtacttagtctgattgggtgactgttgctagtggggtactacaggggtcagtcttgggtcctgttctaattAATAAATTAATGACCTTTTAGAAGAGTTGAATAATAAAGTAGCAGTCTcttcagatgatactaaactctgtaaagtggtaaacacattagaggacagagcactgttacaaatggatctggataggttggaggtttgggttgAGAAGTGGCagttgaggttcaacactgataaatgtaaggtaatgcacatggggtggaaaaatctgggctgggattatgtattaaatgggggaacacttgggacgactgacgtggaaaaggacttgggagtctgttaataataattttttagctgtagtgaccagtgtcgggcagctgctgccaaggcaattaAAATCATGGCGTGcattaataggggcatagatgcccacaacaaggaaataattctaccgctgtacaaatcactagtcagaccacacatactgtactaggcaccagtgtacaagagagagagagatatagatatagtggagctggagagggttcaaagacgggcaaccagggtaatactgggaatgggaggactacagtacccagaaagattatcagaattagggttatttagtttagaaaaaaggtttaggggcgacctaataactatgtataaatatatcgggggacagtacagagatctctcccatgatttatactcaggactgtattcataacaagggggcattctctacgtcttgaggaaaggtttctacaccagcacagatgggggttctttactgtaagagcagtgagacaatggaactctctgccagaggaggtggtcacggggaactctgtaaaagagttcaaaagtggtctggatgcatttttggagaataacattgCTGAttatgaatactagatttatagggacagaacgttgatccagggatttattctgactgccatatttggagtcgggaaggaatttttacctctggtatgagggttttttgccttcctctggatcaactcagtagggactcattaggaatataggttgaacttgatggactctagtcGTTTGTGTTCtggttttttcaaccttatgaactgttaCTATGGATGTAGTTCTGTCTTCTAGGGGTTTCCCCGTGGTTAAATATATTCAAGTAAACTCTATTCGGCAACTTTTAAAATCtttatctagatcagtgttttccaaccagtgtgcctccagctgttgcaaaactaaaactcctagcttGCCTGGACATctgaaggctgtttgggcatgctgggagttgtagttttgcaacaactggaggcacactggttggaaaacattgatctAGATGTTTGCAGTGGTTATGCTGCCCACTGGTGTGTTCTAATGTGTTCAGTACTAGTGAGCACACGTACCCACTACCTCAGGTGGAGTGACTCGTGCTACTGGACAGGCCAGCCAAGAACCAATACACTAGAAGCTGCTGTTCAGTATTCACCATATTGGGCTCTGTTTAAATCACTATTCTGCAATGTTCCATGCATATGTCGGCAACCTTACAAAAGTCATCCATGAGGTATATGCACAGGCCAAACCTAGTCAATGAATAACTACATTTAGGTTTTCCCAATGTATACTTCTTATTTTACAGGACATAAGCATAGTGTACTTTTCACTACAGGTTTCCATCAGCATCCCGCTAGGAACAGGATGCCAGTGTGGACTGTGGCACAGATGGCAACAGGTGCACTTTTATTTCAATGGAAACCTAGTGCCTGCTGTGCTATTGAGTCCTCTTTAAAACTGATAGGAAGCTGTACTAACAAATGAATTCTTTCCACTGTAGTAAAGTGCTTGTTGCTTGGGTAGGATGATGGGCAAAACTTTATTCATGCATTAGTTTCCCTGGTTAACCCCTCTGGCACCAAGTATTTGGCATAGTAACTACTCAGCCATTGGAGGATGGTCATGATTGACAGATGACCTCCCATTTGGCTAAGTTCACATGTGACTATAGCTTAATGTATGGTTAAACATATTTAAACAAAGTCTTGCTGTATACTAATCTGCATAGCACACCAgctaagtgtgaacacagcctaacggATGCATTCTAAACTGCTCACTACAATTCTCTCCTCATACAGGTCTCTGGGAATGTTGTGAAGTTCTTTACAGACTTGGTTTACAAACCTAATCCGGCCGCTAATGTGTTTCCTCAGCCTTTTCGACAGCGGATAAATTGCGTATCAAACATGTGAGTTCTCATTCAGTTGTGTCAATAATCATAGCTATAGACAATGAATACGGCACTCCTTATTTTCTACATGGTGCTCAAGTAGGATCCCAGTCCTTAATTAAACGAATAATCTTGACATTCTCTATTGAAGCATTCAGGAGTTTATCTGCAATAAcagaaattaaaggggaactccagtacccTTATCCTGTGTTTGACtgctcagaccccctgcaatctcctgccagGCACCCCGACTCTTGTCTTTCATCTCtattgggagagctggagattcaGAGTAGTTTGCAGTTGCACTGAGCtaaatagcagccaatcagatcatctttcattttccacaggcctctttaaaaatgaaagtcatgatctgattggttgctatgggcaactgcaccactcttcctgtgcacaggttttgataaagctcccccataGTGAGGCGTTCTGGTGTCAGTTTCTGCAGACTTCCCTCATtgacaaaaaataaaagtatcaGGTTTTATTACAAATGCACagcagggggatatttatcaaaacctgtccagaggaaaagttgcccatagcaaccaatcagatcatttctttcattttgtaacaaggcctctgaaaaacaaaagaagcaatctgattggttgctctggacaggatttgctgGATATTCCCAAAGTACAAGAGTGCAGATTTGTAAACAcgttggctgacatttatcattctttagactgtttttttattttttatttttttctctacaaAAGGCACGCAAAAGCTCAAGCAGGgtttatgtgcctttttttttatttttttatttttttttgctcctcatggtttacacatttctactgattttgagttgcaatacacatgatatggaagggttttatgaactgtaccTCTGTGAAAAGTCACAAAGCTGCTGAAGTCTCTAAGACtacactacaccagcccagacttggcATAGCTttctggtgtatgtgaagagggaaatttcagaaaatgtgaccttcacaaaatgtattaaataccctgcgaccatttaataaacttggttctcctacacattaccagcacacacaaaggggtgtagaaaaatgcttcacttacacctacaatgataaatgtagtATTGCAAATGTGCCTGATGTTTTGTGTGCAGTCCCCTTTCACCACATGTGTTTATAAGCACTTGAATTGAAATGTGCGCAACAAGTAGGAGTGGCCTATTGGTAAAGGAGCATGGCTTGAGTGAATTTTCAGTCTGTCAGATTGATCAGTGTGGTTTAACTTTAGATGGCGTAGTCTAAATTCACCCTAAATAGACAGTATTTGTAACTTCTGCTTTCACAAATTTCGTAGATCAATGAACCCTACACCCCTTGAATCTACAGTGGAGGTGCAGTTATCTGGAACAAGTCACCTGGACTTTTCATTTCTTTTCATGAATAGTAAGTAACTTAACTCCTTAATCTTGGGGACATTAAATGGTACCTCCattggtaaaaatgtttttatatatttaaaattttttagattAGCCTATTTAATTTTCCCTTTGTAATATACATAAAACTTGGTTACTTTGTATTaaagtttggccaccaggggtcctgCTTCCAGACttctctgccaggctgctgcaggagacagtCGGGAAAGGCAGGTGGGACCACAGCCAAGCAGTGTAGCTGAATACTTCAAGGACATCTCTGGGATTTAgcaactgatcccctatcctaagggtagggggattagtgtcagatcgcaggggtctgactgctgggggcccGGGCTCTCTGCATGataggggcatgttgaccacagcacgaagcagcagctgacacgccccctcaatgcagctttATGGGAAAGCCAAAGCGTTGCGCTTGCCTAtcttcagctctgccatagaactgcatggagggggggtgttggCCACAGCGTCATGCTGTGGTCAAAGGCATTTCATGCAGAGAGCCTGGGCTCCATGAGAGagatcaccggggggggggggggtttgggggtgaaatagttcTCCTATCAGGTAGGGGGCTTGGGCTTTGTGCAATCTTCGTCAATCACACTAAACTTCTCTTGGCTGTGTAGGGACATACAAGGCCTTTACTTTTCCCATTCCTTCTAAATCCACTTATGGCATTTTGACtgctgtaaaaaattttaaaatagaaaGACTTCCCAGGTGTGGCTTTCTATCTTGATGTTCTGTATGTAAAGTGATAGAATACCTATACCTAGATACAGGCTCTACAATTCTTCCCGTGTGCGTATATAATTAAGTTTTAAACTAAATTTTTCCTTCACCCAGGTGACTTCACGGCACCTTCAAATGTAAAAGATTTCTTTCTTGGCTCTCCAATTTTCTTGGCTATATCTGCTGCAATGGGAAACCATCAGTCTATGCAATTGTTTGTGGATGAATGCATTGTGGCTCCTACGGACGACCTTAGCAATTCGGCACAGCGCTATGTCTTAATAAACAACCATgggtaataaaagttttttttttattcatatacaCTGTTCTCTCCCAGATGGGAAGCTACTCTGAAGACAAACAACCTTGCTTTCTAGATTGACTATGTATATTCTATCCAAATTTAGCCATTTTGTTgcatcacttttcctctgcattggTTTCTGAGTATGTAGAATGTTAGGCCAAGTTCCAACTTTCTAGAATGTTTAAGTGGGGTTCAGGAGTGACCTCCCCAAGTGACCAGCCGCAATTAGTCTATATATAGCACAAGCACTGGTCAAAACTGATTCTTTTCAGCACATGCTTGGAAAACTGTTCAGCAATGTAATAGTTACTGGGGGCCGATTGTGGAGCACAGAGCCTGACAGATTGGTTTATAAATTTTGTAGCCTGAGATGTGAAGTTGAGTGGTCAAATGTAACCTTCAACTTTACTGGCAAAACCCCCAACTATTATTGCATTTGGAGAGAATTGCACTCGAGTTAAAAGGTACGGTCATCTAAATCTGACTACACAACATGAGACAAATGCATAAGTAATCTTCCAGTTGTAACTGCAGGCTACAAATAGTGTAGGTAGATGTAATGAGAAGTTTAAAGTAAAGCACTCTGTAGCAAACGTTTACAAAAAATTAATCATGGTTATCCTACTGAACTTGCAAGCTCTGATGTACAAATAACATTACATCTTACAGATGTCTTATTGATGGTAAAGTAGCTGCTTCACGTTTTGTGGAACCTCTTCAGCTGGATACTGTAAAGCTTACTTTTCCAGCTATGAAATTTGTAGGCACCAATGGTTTGGTAAGTATGAACACCCTCTAAGGAACTTGTAAACTCTGAAACTGGGACTACATGATGTGGTTTTTCTCCTTTTTGTGCAGATCTACCTCCACTTTAAGTTAATGGTTTGGGATCCTAGAGCTACAAATGGACTGAAGATGTGCTCCTATCTAAGCGACGTTAACAGGTGAGACTTAAAATACTGAAGGGTTGTGTGAGCCACTATGctgccaatttttatttttagtctGTTCACAACCAGTGTCATGTAAATAtacctcttaggctatgttcagaggGGAATGTCCACAGGGAAAATCTCTGCAGACATTCCCTTGACAGCAGAGTGCCTAAAGAATATGCTGGCGCTAGGGCTGCtcgtagacggcaatgcatttccatgcggaGTCCGTAGAAAGAATAGATATGTATAGTCTTTCTGCAGATGCCGCAATTTGACTTTCCACATCATGCTTttggtgtggaaattctgctgtgaacACAACAGAATCCCTTTgacatcaatgggactctgctgctgcggaattctacacggaaattccattgtgtgaacataacctcacTAGTTTAAACTGGGAAGCCCTTTATTGAATTGCAACTAGAGGAAACACAAACTTGTGTTCTTTACATGCTTATCTAGGTTTGCTTAATTTTCACGATTAGCCAGTGACTTTGTTCACAAAAGCTGTTGCATTCCAAAAACACTAAGTTGAGTGTAGGTCTGGGATTAGCCACATCACTCGTGATGAATAGGCCAACTTATAATGGGTCTTGGATAAATCACAGACCACCCTCTTATGTAGTGTAAAAGTACTACTAGACCTAACATACAGCACTCAGAGCTGGGTTTTAAGACTATGTTCAGAGCTaaattctgcaggaatattcggcttggaaattccactgcagcagagtcccaatgactacaatgggattctgctgcactgtgtgcATAGCAAAATAtctgcggcagatgtttctgctgcgaaAGTCCTAATTCCaacatctgcagaaagaatagtaatgtctattctttctgctgatTCCACAGTTGGAGATGGctaatttctgagcagtcctagcgcccgcTGGATAAATCAAATCTGCGGAATGTCTGGCAATGTTTTCAGGGCAGACACTCTGCACAGAAtcagccatgtgaacatggccttaaaacgGGAGAGTGCCAATAGGATGGAGATGGGTCAAAAGGTATAAAAATATGGAGTACTCCTTAGA
Above is a genomic segment from Hyla sarda isolate aHylSar1 chromosome 1, aHylSar1.hap1, whole genome shotgun sequence containing:
- the LOC130278907 gene encoding zona pellucida sperm-binding protein 3-like isoform X1 is translated as MGNWVVLALWLSWVTYLAAQSAPPDTVFYQCNRTSISVAVKSDPYKNKILLDPGSLTLGRCPVSSTTALKNFLVFEYGLYDCGFSRIVSGNVVKFFTDLVYKPNPAANVFPQPFRQRINCVSNISMNPTPLESTVEVQLSGTSHLDFSFLFMNSDFTAPSNVKDFFLGSPIFLAISAAMGNHQSMQLFVDECIVAPTDDLSNSAQRYVLINNHGCLIDGKVAASRFVEPLQLDTVKLTFPAMKFVGTNGLIYLHFKLMVWDPRATNGLKMCSYLSDVNRWQLLGNPRSDLCSCCESVCSLSFRRRRDADDKSGPGIIHTMVLGPFKIRSPNASNDSKALNTRSDFPIPPAVGALFLELAVLLLLSLGVAVYGRAANQDSKELEKRLLLTHET
- the LOC130278907 gene encoding zona pellucida sperm-binding protein 3-like isoform X2 is translated as MDPSLPPLSAPPDTVFYQCNRTSISVAVKSDPYKNKILLDPGSLTLGRCPVSSTTALKNFLVFEYGLYDCGFSRIVSGNVVKFFTDLVYKPNPAANVFPQPFRQRINCVSNISMNPTPLESTVEVQLSGTSHLDFSFLFMNSDFTAPSNVKDFFLGSPIFLAISAAMGNHQSMQLFVDECIVAPTDDLSNSAQRYVLINNHGCLIDGKVAASRFVEPLQLDTVKLTFPAMKFVGTNGLIYLHFKLMVWDPRATNGLKMCSYLSDVNRWQLLGNPRSDLCSCCESVCSLSFRRRRDADDKSGPGIIHTMVLGPFKIRSPNASNDSKALNTRSDFPIPPAVGALFLELAVLLLLSLGVAVYGRAANQDSKELEKRLLLTHET